A window from Solanum stenotomum isolate F172 chromosome 5, ASM1918654v1, whole genome shotgun sequence encodes these proteins:
- the LOC125865236 gene encoding vesicle-associated protein 1-2-like has translation MSNGGELLQIDPVELQFPFELKKQISCSMQLTNKSDNYVAFKVKTTNPKKYCVRPNTGIVMPHSSSDVKVTMQAQKEAPPDMQCKDKFLLQSVVASPGAAAKDITPEMFNKELGNYVEDCKLKVVYVPPQLPSPVREGSEEGSSPRASVSENGAVNTSEFNNISRAYNEQQDNSSETKALISKLTEEKISVVQQNNKLQQELELLRRERNRSRGGIPTVYVLVIALVGILLGYLLKRI, from the exons ATGAGTAACGGAGGAGAGCTACTTCAAATCGATCCTGTTGAGCTTCAATTCCCCT TTGAATTGAAAAAGCAGATCTCATGCTCAATGCAGTTGACGAACAAGTCTGATAATTATGTTGCTTTCAAG gTGAAGACAACGAATCCGAAGAAGTATTGTGTAAGGCCCAACACTGGAATTGTCATGCCTCATTCTTCCAGCGATGTCAAAG TTACAATGCAAGCACAGAAAGAGGCTCCACCAGATATGCAATGCAAGGATAAGTTCCTGCTTCAAAGTGTTGTTGCAAGCCCTGGAGCTGCTGCAAAGGATATTACTCCCGAGATG TTCAATAAGGAGTTAGGGAATTATGTGGAGGACTGCAAGTTGAAAGTGGTTTATGTTCCACCTCAACTGCCATCGCCTGTGAGGGAGGGGTCTGAGGAAGGTTCCTCTCCTAGGGCTTCAGTATCTGAAAATGGAGCTGTAAATACATCCGAGTTTAATAAT ATTTCAAGAGCATATAATGAGCAGCAAGACAACTCGTCGGAG ACGAAGGCACTAATTTCGAAGTTGACAGAGGAGAAAATTTCTGTTGTGCAACAAAATAACAAGCTTCAGCAAGAATTG GAGCTCTTGAGACGGGAACGTAACAGAAGTCGTGGTGGTATCCCAACTGTATATGTTCTGGTCATTGCATTGGTGGGAATCCTTCTGGGCTATCTTCTCAAAAGGATATAA